The following coding sequences are from one Triticum aestivum cultivar Chinese Spring chromosome 5A, IWGSC CS RefSeq v2.1, whole genome shotgun sequence window:
- the LOC123104893 gene encoding 60S ribosomal protein L5-1 — MVYIKNQKTRAYSKRFQVKFKRRRQGKTDYRARLRLTNQDKNKYNTPKYRFVVRFTNKDVTAQIVYATIAGDIVMAAAYSHELPRYGLEVGLTNYAAAYCTGLLLARRVLKNRDLDEEYEGNVEATGEDFSVEPSDERRPFRALLDVGLIRTTTGNRVFGALKGALDGGLDIPHSDKRFAGFKKDEKSLDAEIHRKYIFGGHVADYMRSLADEEPEKFQTHFSEYIKRGISADDMEAVYKKVHAAIRADPTMAKSTKAPPKTHKRYNPKKLTYEQRKASLVERLNALNNSAGAADDDEEDDE, encoded by the exons ATG GTGTACATCAAGAACCAGAAGACAAGGGCGTACTCCAAGCGTTTCCAAGTCAAGTTCAAGAGAAGGCGCC AGGGCAAGACTGACTACAGGGCCAGGCTGAGGCTCACAAACCAGGACAAGAACAAGTACAACACTCCTAAGTACCGTTTTGTTGTGCGATTT ACCAACAAGGATGTCACTGCACAAATTGTTTATGCTACCATTGCTGGTGATATTGTGATGGCCGCTGCCTACTCCCATGAGTTGCCTCGCTATGGTCTTGAAGTTGGCCTCACCAACTATGCTGCAG CTTACTGCACTGGTCTGCTTTTGGCTCGTCGTGTGCTTAAGAACCGTgatcttgatgaggagtatgaagGCAATGTTGAG GCCACTGGTGAGGACTTCTCTGTTGAGCCTTCTGATGAGAGGAGGCCTTTCCGTGCGCTCTTGGATGTTGGTCTTATCAGGACCACCACTGGAAACCGTGTGTTTGGTGCCCTTAAG GGAGCTTTGGATGGTGGCCTTGACATTCCCCACAGTGATAAGAGATTTGCTGGTTTCAAAAAGGACGAGAAGTCTCTGGATGCTGAGATTCACCGCAAGTACATCTTTGGAGGGCATGTTGCTGACTACATGAGG TCGCTAGCAGATGAGGAACCAGAGAAATTCCAAACTCACTTCAGTGAGTACATCAAGAGGGGAATCTCCGCTGATGACATGGAAGCAGTTTACAAGAAGGTTCATGCCGCCATCCGTGCTGATCCCACCATGGCCAAGTCAACCAAGGCGCCTCCCAAGACTCACAAGAG GTACAACCCCAAGAAGCTGACCTATGAGCAGAGGAAGGCCAGCCTCGTCGAAAGGCTCAACGCCCTCAACAACTCTGCCGGTGCcgccgatgatgacgaggaggacgaCGAGTGA
- the LOC123104894 gene encoding cucumber peeling cupredoxin-like: MATAIPSLLAALLAGCVILAVPTTATDHVVGGSLWSIPTSSDYYRNWAGNTTIFVGDNLVFRFDAGMYDVVEVGGWEYKACSWVDQYSDTLKSSPAVFHLDFAGVKYYVCTIGNYCSLGVKIWVSVQQA, encoded by the exons atggcgacggcgatcCCGTCCCTGCTCGCGGCGCTGCTGGCCGGCTGCGTCATCCTCGCGGTGCCGACGACGGCGACGGACCACGTCGTCGGGGGCTCGCTCTGGTCCATCCCCACAAGCAGCGACTACTACCGCAACTGGGCGGGCAACACGACGATCTTCGTCGGCGACAACCTCG tgTTCAGGTTCGACGCGGGGATGTACGACGTGGTGGAGGTGGGGGGCTGGGAGTACAAGGCCTGCTCGTGGGTGGACCAATACTCGGACACCTTGAAGAGCAGCCCCGCCGTGTTCCACCTCGACTTCGCCGGCGTCAAATACTACGTCTGCACCATCGGCAACTACTGCTCCCTCGGCGTCAAGATCTGGGTCTCGGTCCAGCAGGCCTAG
- the LOC123104892 gene encoding dnaJ protein homolog 2, which yields MFGRAPKKSDNTKYYEVLGVPKNAAQDDLKKAYRKAAIKNHPDKGGDPEKFKELAQAYEVLSDPEKREIYDQYGEDALKEGMGGGGGGGVDPFDIFSSFFGPSFGGGGGGSSRGRRQRRGEDVVHPLKASLEDLYNGTSKKLSLSRSVLCSKCKGKGSKSGASMRCPGCQGSGMKVTIRQLGPSMIQQMQQACNDCKGTGESINDKDRCPGCKGEKVLQEKKVLEVHVEKGMQHNQKITFPGEADEAPDTVTGDIVFVVQQKEHPKFKRKGDDLFYEHTISLTEALCGFQLVLTHLDNRQLLIKSNPGEIVKPDSFKAISDEGMPMYQRPFMKGKLYIHFTVEFPDSLAPDQCKALEAVLPPKPASKLTDMELDECEETTMHDVNMEEEMRRKAHAAAQEAYDEDDEMPGGGAQRVQCAQQ from the exons ATGTTCGGCCGCGCCCCCAAGAAGAGCGACAACACCAAGTACTACGAGGTGCTCGGGGTGCCCAAGAACGCCGCCCAGGACGACCTCAAGAAGGCCTACCGCAAGGCCGCCATCAAGAACCACCCCGACAAGGGCGGAGACCCCGAGAAG TTCAAGGAGCTGGCACAAGCCTATGAGGTTTTGAGTGACCCTGAGAAGCGTGAGATCTATGATCAGTATGGCGAAGATGCTCTCAAGGAGGGAAtgggtggaggaggaggtggtggagttgATCCATTTGACATCTTCTCATCATTTTTCGGGCCCTCTTTTGGAG gtggtggtggtggcagcagcagGGGCAGAAGGCAAAGGAGGGGAGAGGATGTTGTCCATCCACTTAAAGCTTCTCTAGAAGATCTTTACAATGGTACTTCGAAGAAGCTCTCTCTTTCCCGCAGCGTCCTCTGCTCCAAGTGCAAGGG CAAGGGCTCCAAGTCTGGTGCTTCCATGAGGTGCCCAGGTTGCCAGGGTTCAGGCATGAAAGTGACTATTCGTCAGCTGGGGCCTTCCATGATACAGCAGATGCAGCAGGCCTGCAATGATTGCAAGGGCACCGGGGAGAGTATTAATGACAAGGATCGCTGCCCAGGCTGCAAGGGTGAGAAGGTTCTTCAGGAGAAGAAAGTTCTGGAGGTTCACGTTGAGAAGGGGATGCAACACAACCAGAAGATCACCTTCCCTGGTGAAGCTGATGAGGCG CCTGACACTGTTACTGGAGACATTGTATTTGTCGTCCAGCAGAAGGAACACCCGAAGTTCAAGCGAAAGGGTGATGATCTCTTCTATGAGCATACCATATCTCTCACTGAAGCTCTTTGTGGGTTCCAACTCGTCCTGACCCATCTGGACAACAGGCAGCTGCTCATTAAATCAAACCCTGGTGAAATTGTCAAGCCTG ATTCATTCAAGGCAATCAGCGACGAGGGAATGCCGATGTACCAGAGGCCGTTCATGAAGGGCAAGCTCTACATTCATTTCACAGTGGAATTCCCCGACTCGCTGGCACCGGATCAGTGCAAGGCTCTCGAGGCTGTGCTTCCACCAAAGCCTGCATCCAAGCTGACCGACATGGAGCTTGACGAATGCGAGGAGACGACGATGCATGATGTCAACATGGAGGAGGAGATGCGCAGGAAAGCCcatgctgctgctcaggaggcgtaCGACGAGGACGACGAGATGCCTGGAGGCGGTGCCCAAAGAGTGCAGTGCGCACAACAGTAA